A window of Phenylobacterium sp. NIBR 498073 genomic DNA:
GCTGCGAACGGGCGGGCAGACGGCGCTTGGCCAGATTGGCGCGGACCTCGCCCGTATCGAGGAAACGCCGAGCCCCCTACAGATGAAGACGCGGCGGCTCGTGGGCTGGCTTGGGGGCCTCGCCATTGGCTTTTGCGTCTTGGTGGCGCTCGCCTACGCCCTCAGAGATGGTGACTGGGTGGCGGGGACGCTCGCCGGGATCACCGTCGCGATCGCGCTGATCCCCGAGGAGTTCCCCATGGTGCTGGCGATCTTCTTCGCGCTTGGCGCCTGGCGCCTGGCGCGACGGCAGGTCCTGGTGAGGCGGACGGCTGCGATTGAGACGCTTGGCGCGACCAGCATCCTGTGCGTCGACAAGACCGGCACCCTCACCGCCAATCAGATGACCCTGGCGAGACTTTGGGTCGACGGACGAGATGCGCCAGCCGAAGACGCCGGCGGTCCAGGTCCTGCAAGGGCGCTGCTCTTGTCGGCCGCTCGCGCCTCGAGTCGGCAGTCCATCGATCCGATGGACCGAGCCGTGCTCGCCTTGTGCGCGCCAATCGAAGGCAACGAGGCCGCACGCCTTGTAAGCTCGTGGCCGTTGCGACCGGAGCGGCTGGCGGTCGTGCAGTTATGGGAGACTGCGGATGGACTGAGTGCGGCGGCGAAGGGCGCGCCTGAAGCCATTTTCGACATGTGCGAGCTCGGCGAAGCCCGTCGAATGGAGCTGAGCTTTGCGGTTCAATCGCTGGCCGAACGCGGGATGCGGGTGTTGGGGGTGGCCAGGGCCGCGGTCGCCGCCGGATCGATCCATGACCCAGCGCTTTGGCCGTTCGAATTTCTGGGCTTGCTCGGATTTGTTGACCCTCTCCGGGCCGATGCGCCTACGGCGCTGGCGGAGGCGCGAAATGCGGGCGTCCAGGTCGCGATGATCACGGGCGACTATCCAGCGACCGCCCTGGAGATTGCGCGGCAGGCCGGGATCGACACTAAGCCTGGCGTCCTGTTGGGACGGCAGATCCAGGCGCTGTCGCCAGACCAGCTTCGCGCGAAAGTTCGGACCGTCCGCATCTTCGCTCGTGTGCCGCCGAGCGAGAAGCTTCGCCTCGTCGAAGCGCTGAAGGCGAATGGAGAGGTGGTGGTCATGACGGGCGACGGCGTCAACGATGCGCCAGCGCTGGAAGCCGCGCACGTCGGCGTGGCGATGGGGCGGCGGGGCTCAGCGGTGGCGCGGGAGGCTGCCGACATTGTTCTGCTGGACGACAGTTTCGCCTCGATCGTTGGGGGCGTGAAGCTTGGGCGGCGGATCTTCACCAATCTGCGCAAGGCGCTGGGCTACATCACCGCCATCCATGTCCCCATAGCTGGCCTGGCCCTTGCGCCATTGATGTTCGGGTGGCCGCCACTCCTGTTGCCGATGCATGTCGTTCTCCTTGAGTTGCTGATCGATCCGATCTGCTCCCTGGGGTTCGAGGCCGAACCGAGCGACCCCGATGCGATGCGCCGGCCGCCGCGGAAAATCGCCGAACCTTTATTTGGGCGGCGTCAGGTGCTGACCGCTGGCCTGCAGGGGACTGTAATCCTGGCGACCGTGCTACTGACGTACGGGCTGGCCCTTGCCGACTTCGGCGAAGCCATGGCGCGGGGCGCGGCGTTCGCGGGGCTCGTGGTGGCCAATCTATCGCTGGCCTATGCGACCGCCGCCACGGGCGCCGCTGGCCCCTTCCACCGATCCCGCCTCGTCTTCTGGGGCATATGCGCGATCGCCGTGGCCGGATTGGCCGCCGCGTACACGATCGCCCCATTGGCCGGAGTGTTGGGGGTCGCCATGCCGGCCGGAGCGCTTTGGTCGTTCGTCCCGGCATCGCTCCTGGCGGGAGGTTGGCCGATCCTCATCCGTTCAGCCTCGAGACGACTGCGCCGCTCGCAGGCCGCGATTGCTTAAGGTCGAGCTTCTCGCCGACCTTTGATTGGGATCAAAGGTCGGCGCACTGGAACCGCTCAGATTGGCGAAACGCCGGACGGAGCTGCGTCATGAGCATTCGCGACATTCTGGTCCAAGTCGACGAGCATGAAACATCGGCGCCGCGTTGCGAGCTGGCGGCTGTGCTGGCCCGAGCTTGGGACGCCACACTGACGGGCGTCTATTTGGTTACCCCCTATCCAAGCGACGTCTTCGCTGCTGAAAGGTTGGCCTACCTCCCCCGGTCGGCCGCGGAGGCGCTGAAGACGCAGCATGACCTAGTCGCCAAGCGCGCCGCCGAGGCGGCTCAGCAGATCCTTCGGCGTGCGGCGGACGCCGCCTCGACCCCTTTCGAGTGGCGTCAGATCGACGGCGGCGGCGACAATGAACTCATCCGTGTGGCGCGCCGCACCGATCTTGTGGTCTTCCCGCCATGCGCGATGACCAGCTTGGGGGGGCGCGTGATCGAGGCCGCCACGCTGGGTTTGGCCTGTGGCGGCCCAGTGCTCATCGCGCCTGAGGCGTGCGCCTGGACTGAGCCCCCCAAACGGATTCTCGTCGCCTGGAAGAATACTCGGGAGGCCGCTCGAGCGTTACACGACGCTTTGCCTTTTCTCGAGACGGCGGAGGAGGTGACGGTGGTCATGGTGCGCCCCTCTGGCGAGGAGAGCGCCGAAGCCGCCCTCTCCGAGCATTTGAAGCGTCATGGCTGCAACGCGCGGATCATGGTCGAACGTCACGAAGACCTGTCCGCCGCCAGAATACTGCGTCGCCAAGTAGAGGCGCTCGGAGCCGATCTCGTTGTCATGGGGCTCTATGGCCGTCCGCGGGTGAGCGAATGGGTGCTGGGGGGCGTGAGCCGCGAGTTCCTCGACGACCCGCCTGCGCCGTTGCTGGTGTCGCACTGAGATGCGCCAGATGGCGGACTTGCTGATGGTGGCGGGCAATGGCCCGGCCGACGCTTACCACGCAAGATCCTTAGCCTTGGCGCGACGCCTCAAGGCGCGGATCACCGGCGTGTTTGTGCGCCCTGTCCTGCCTCTGCCCTATGGCGTCGAAGGCGGGTGGATGTCGGACGACCTGCTTCGCCAAATGATCGCGGCGCGGCGCTCGGCCGCGGAAGACGACGAGGCGCGAGCGCGCGCCGACCTCATGGAAGCGGCCGGCCAGGCCGGGCTCGAAGCCGACTGGGTCGCGGTTGACGCCGTTGGACGATTGGTTGAGCGCGCGCGGCTGAGCGATCTGGTGATCGCGCCGGTCGGTGGACTTGCCGGCGGCGGTGACGTGGACTTCGACGCGGGCCGACTGGGGCTAGCCTGTGGCCGGCCGCTAGTGGTGATATCCCAGACCGAGCCGGCGAGATCCATCGCCCGCCGCGTCATGATCTGCTGGAGTGGGACGCGCGAGAGCGCCCGGGCCTGGCGGGACGCTTGGCCGATCATCCTGGCGGCGGACGAGGTCGCCCTGGCGCTCGTACGTCCCAAGGTCGATTTCGACGACCTGGCGGAATTGAGATTTCGGCTCTCGCGGTGGGAGCGGCGTGTCGACACCCTCGTCGAAGCCGCCGACGAGGGGCTTGCGGCCGAAGTTCTTCGCCGCCATGCGAGCGAATGGGGATGCGATCTGCTGGTCATGGGCCTCTACGGACGGTCGCGCCTGTCGGAACAATTCTTTGGCGGGGTGAGCCGCGAGTTCATCGCCGATCCCCCGTGTCCGCTACTGGTGTCACACTAGATCGTCAGCCTCCGAGCGTCGGTCCGCCGATCAGCTCGCGGATGGTCGCGAACAAGGCGTCTGTCAGCAGGGGCTTCTCGACGATCGGTATGGCCAAGGTCGTCGCCCGAATCCTCAGATGCGCCGGCAGGTTGGTGGTGATCAAGACGGACGGCGTAGCGACACCCGATGCGCGCAGCCGCATGATGAGCTCCAAGCCGGTCGTGTCGGCCAGCTTCTGGTCGATCACAAGGCAGGCTGCGTGCGCGCCGTGGGCCGCCTCGAGCAGTGCTCTTCCGGTCGCGAAGGCGCCGACCTGGTAGCCCTCCAATTCCAGGGCGAACCTCAGTGCGTTGAGGACTTCACGGTCGTCATCGGCGATCAGCACAAGGCGGGGGTCGGGCGGGGTGATCATCTCCATCCCCCGAACAGCGGGAACAAGACCACCTTGGAGGATTCGGCAGGCGCCGACTTGATATGGCGCAAGTCCCTCAGAGGCCGGCGGACAATGCGATCCGCATCAGTTCGGAGAAGTTACGGGCGCCTGTCTTGGCCATCAGATTTGCCCGATAGATCTCGACGGTTCGGGGACTGATCTCCAGTTCATGTGCGATCACCTTGTTTACCTTGCCGGCGACGACGCCAGCCAGCACGTCTCGCTCTCGGGGGGACAGCGCCTCCAAACGGCGTTCCGCGTCGAATCTAGCGTCGTGAGGATCATGACCGCGACGAAGGGCCTCCTGCACTGCAGAAATCAGGGTCTCGTTCGCGAAGGGCTTTTCGATGAAGTCGATGACGCCAGCCTTCATCGCCTCGACGGCCAGGCCGATATCTCCATGACCGGTCATAACGATCACCGGCGAAACGACGCCCTCTGACTTGAGTTTGCGAACAAGCTCAAGGCCGGTCATGTCGGGCATGCGCACGTCGGTGATGATGCAGTCGGCTCCGCGTCCTCCAGCCGAGTTCAGGAAGGCGTTGGCCGATTCGTGCTGCCGAGATTCAAAGCCCTGGACGTCCAGGAGAAACGCAACGGAGTGACGCATCGCTTCATCGTCGTCGATGATGTCGATGACCGGCTTAGCGCTCATCGGACGTCTCCAATTCCGCCAGGGGCAAAGTAAAGCAGAAGGTGGCGCCGCCGTCCTCGTTGCTATCGGCCCAGATCCTTCCCCCGTGAGCCTCGACGATCGTTCGGCAGATCGACAAACCGACACCCATGCCTTTGAGCTTGGTGCTGACAAACGGCTGGAAGAGCCGCGCCAGCACCTCCGGATCGACGCCACTTCCGGTATCCGCGACCGAAACGCGGGTCGAATGCCGATCATCAGGGTCCGTTGCCACGGAGATGGTCAAGCGACGAACGGGGTGGCCGTCCATGGCGTCGATCGCGTTGCGGATCAGATTCAGGGCCACCTGCTGGACCTGGACCTTGTCGACGACGACTTGGCCGACATTCCGTTCGAAGCGCAGGTCGATCCGCACGCCCTGTTCACGTGCCCCGACAAGGGCGAGGGCGCTGGCCTCTTCCATCAGCCGCACCGGATCCTCGAGCGTATGCTGGGTCTCTCCTCGCGCCACGAACTCACGCAACCGCTTGATGATGTCGCCCGCGCGCAGGGCTTGCTCGTAGGCGCGTTCGAGCGGCTCCTTGAGGCGTCCCGGATCGAGGCCCGGAGAGGAGAGAAGGGTGGCTGACCCCCTCATGTAGTTCGCAATGGCCGAGAGCGGCTGGTTGAGTTCATGGGCGAGCGAGGAGGCCATTTCCCCCATAGCTGATAGACGTGAGACGTGGACCAGCTCCGATTGCAGTTCCTGCAAGCGGCGCTCCTGAGCTCGGCGCTCGGTCAGATCCCGGACGAAGCCCGTGAAGAACCGGCTCGGTCCGACTCGCGCTTCGCCCACGGCCAGTTCCATCGGAAAGGTGGAGCCGTCCCGGCGCTCGCCGACGACGATCCGGCCGGTGCCGATAATGCGCCGCTCGCCCGTCGATTTGTAGCGGTCAAGATAGCCGTCGTGTTCTTCGCGAAACGGCGCCGGCATCAGCATATTGACGTTGCGCCCGATCGCATCGGCAGGCTGCCAGCCGAACAACTTCACCGCCGCGGCGCTGAACGATCGGACAATTCCATCTTCGTCGATGACGATCATGGCCTCCGGCACGGTGTCGAGGATCGACTGAAGGTGCACCTCCCTGGCGCGCGCCGCCTGGCTCTGACGGCGTGCATGGTCGCCGACCATGCCGAGTATCGGCCCGAGCAGGGCGAAGAAACCTAGGTCGAGAAGGTTGGCGGTGCTCCACGTCGCCTCACGCAGGAAGGCCCAACTGATGGCGATGCATAGGGTGGCGGCCAAGTAGGCGGGCATGCTGCCGCCGATCAAAGCGGCCGCTAGGACAGCCGGTGTGTAGATGATGACCAAGGAGCGATCTGCGAAGTGGGGACTAAGCAGCCACTGCAGGACGCCACCAACCGCTGCTCCAGCCACGGCCACCGCAAACCCGACCAAGGTCGTCCGCTCGACGGACCTGTCGCGCCTTAGGGACACTGAACGCCCAACCGGCATAGCAGAGCTCCTGGATCTCCCCAGTCGACAGGTCAATGCAAGGCATTGATCAAGGTGCGCGCCGACTGCGGTGAGATCGCGCGAATACTGGCGCCAAAATATGAGCGTGAAAATGCGAGACCAGAGCCATTTCTACGCGCTGGTGTGGATCAGGTGTTTCTTTGCACTTGTCCCCGTAGGGCGTTTCTAGGCGGTCGCCGGGGCAGGCGATCGACCGCCAGTTCCCCTCAATGGCTCAGCAGAACGAAGCGGCGATCCTGCTCGAGCAAGCTACGGGTAACGCCACCGAAGGCCCACTCACCGAGCCGCGTATGCCCGTAGCCACCGGCCACTACGAGGTCGGCGCCGAGCTGAACTGCTCGTGCGAGAACCGCTTCTCCCGTCTTGCCCGGAGGACTTAGGACTTCCGTCCGCGCCTTCACCTGATGGCGGGCCAGTGCAACAGCAATGTCTTCAATCCTGGCCATAGCTGGCCCGGGATCGGCCTCCGACGAACACTCCAGGATCAGGACATCGCAGCTCCGCTGCAAAAGCGGTAGCGCATCGGCGACCGCACGACGTGCCTCGCGGGTATCCTTCCAGGCCACGAGGACCGGCGCGTCACTGAGGTAGCTGCCGCTGGACGGGCAGACCAAGACCGGACGTCCGGCCTTGATCACCAGAGGGCCGACATCGACTTCGGTGTAGCGATCGGGATGGCTGGAGCTCGGATGTCGAACGACGATGAGGTCCCCGCCGCGCGCGGCTGCGGTCAGGGCCACGGTCGGCTCGGCCCAACTTGTTCGCCAAGTCTTTTGCCGATCGCCCGTCGCCGCATCGAACACCCGGCAGGCGGCTTCCATCGCCATGTCGTGCTGCTCGCGCAGGATGGCGAGCCATTGACTATCGACCGCGGCATAGGCTCCGCCTGATCGCCCGGCGAAAGGGGGCACAGCTGCCGCTCCAACGCCGACAACGGTCGCTTGGAACTCGTCGGCCAGACTGGCTGCACATTGGACATGTGCGGCGAGGTCTGCTTGCGGCGGCACGTGGCATAGAAGGCTCTTGAACGGCATGGGGCCTTGCTCTTCAGCTAGGCGGCCACCAGCCGCGAAAGCCCCGCTGGTCGAACCACCTGGAAGTTCCTGTAGCCGGCGAACCTCACGAGGCCGTCTGACTGAAGCTGGGTCAGGGTTCGCGAGACCGTTTCGATCGTCAGACCAAGATAGTCGGCGATATCCTGCCGGCTCATCGCCAGCGGCGTAAGGTCAGACTTCGCCCGCTTGGCGGCGCTCATCAGGAAGCTCGCCACCTTTTCGCAGGCGCCCCTGCGGCCCAGAATAAAAAGATGCTCTTGAGTGCGAGCGAGCTCCTGCGCCGTGGCCGTCCAGATCAAATCCTCCAGCCTCTCACGCTGGTCGCCGCAGTGCCGGACCGCTGAACGTTTGGCCGCCAAGATGGTGCAGTCGCCGAGGGCGTCGGCCGAAAAGCTGTGCTTGTCCCCGGGTTCCATTCCGAACAACTCACCGGGATAGTAGAAGTCGCCGATCTGTCGTCGACCGTCGCTGAGCAGGCGGTTGGTTCGGACGGCGCCTTCCAACACCTGATAGATTAGGTCGGCGTCTTCTTCCTGGGCGTAAATCTCTTCCTCGGCGGCGAAGTGCATGCGCACGCCGATAGCGCCAAAGGCGTCGATGGATCGCGCGGAGGGAAGTTCATTGAACACCTGGACGGGCATCGTCGGTCTCCCTGTCGATACCCAAATCGGTACGACCGGTGAGCGAACGGCGATATTCGTGGTCGGTGCTTAAGGACCCTCGCTTAAGTAGATCTACGGAGGCCGGGCGAAGCTGCCCGATCGGGGCCCGATTGATCGAGGTCAAGACGGTGACGTCCGCATCGTGGCGTTCTGCCGCCGATAGGAGAGCAGCCCGATGACAAGATCCAAGTCTCAACGGCTCGCGCACGCTGCAGAAGGTATTCTGCAGGACGCTGGGCAGGACCTACGAGCCGCCGCAGGCCGCTTCGTGGAAGAAGCCGGCGAGGCGGCCTCCGCTGGCGCCATCGGCCTTGCTCATGCCGCCGAGGAGTTCGTCGAGGACGCCGCCGCGTGCTCCCGCGACCTTGCAACCAAGGCCCGAAGAGAAGCCGCACGGCGGCCCCGGGTCGTCGCTGTGCTGGCGGGCGCCGCCATCGCGCTTGTGGGCCTAGGTCTACTGCGCCGGATCGGTCGCGCTTAGGGCCAACCAGGGTGAAGTGACATGAACACGGACGCGCCAGGGTCCCAGGCGATCAAGCTGACGTTCCACGGAGCGGCCGGATGCGTGACCGGCTTCTGCGCCCTCATTGAAACAGGCGCGGCCCGATTGCTCATCGACTGCGGGATGTTTCAGGGATCCAAGACCCTGAAGGCCCTCAACTACGACGCGTTCCCATTTGACGCCGCGACGATCGACGCGGTTCTGCTGACCCATGCGC
This region includes:
- the fixJ gene encoding response regulator FixJ produces the protein MSAKPVIDIIDDDEAMRHSVAFLLDVQGFESRQHESANAFLNSAGGRGADCIITDVRMPDMTGLELVRKLKSEGVVSPVIVMTGHGDIGLAVEAMKAGVIDFIEKPFANETLISAVQEALRRGHDPHDARFDAERRLEALSPRERDVLAGVVAGKVNKVIAHELEISPRTVEIYRANLMAKTGARNFSELMRIALSAGL
- a CDS encoding universal stress protein — protein: MSIRDILVQVDEHETSAPRCELAAVLARAWDATLTGVYLVTPYPSDVFAAERLAYLPRSAAEALKTQHDLVAKRAAEAAQQILRRAADAASTPFEWRQIDGGGDNELIRVARRTDLVVFPPCAMTSLGGRVIEAATLGLACGGPVLIAPEACAWTEPPKRILVAWKNTREAARALHDALPFLETAEEVTVVMVRPSGEESAEAALSEHLKRHGCNARIMVERHEDLSAARILRRQVEALGADLVVMGLYGRPRVSEWVLGGVSREFLDDPPAPLLVSH
- a CDS encoding universal stress protein; this encodes MADLLMVAGNGPADAYHARSLALARRLKARITGVFVRPVLPLPYGVEGGWMSDDLLRQMIAARRSAAEDDEARARADLMEAAGQAGLEADWVAVDAVGRLVERARLSDLVIAPVGGLAGGGDVDFDAGRLGLACGRPLVVISQTEPARSIARRVMICWSGTRESARAWRDAWPIILAADEVALALVRPKVDFDDLAELRFRLSRWERRVDTLVEAADEGLAAEVLRRHASEWGCDLLVMGLYGRSRLSEQFFGGVSREFIADPPCPLLVSH
- a CDS encoding PAS domain-containing sensor histidine kinase, with the protein product MSLRRDRSVERTTLVGFAVAVAGAAVGGVLQWLLSPHFADRSLVIIYTPAVLAAALIGGSMPAYLAATLCIAISWAFLREATWSTANLLDLGFFALLGPILGMVGDHARRQSQAARAREVHLQSILDTVPEAMIVIDEDGIVRSFSAAAVKLFGWQPADAIGRNVNMLMPAPFREEHDGYLDRYKSTGERRIIGTGRIVVGERRDGSTFPMELAVGEARVGPSRFFTGFVRDLTERRAQERRLQELQSELVHVSRLSAMGEMASSLAHELNQPLSAIANYMRGSATLLSSPGLDPGRLKEPLERAYEQALRAGDIIKRLREFVARGETQHTLEDPVRLMEEASALALVGAREQGVRIDLRFERNVGQVVVDKVQVQQVALNLIRNAIDAMDGHPVRRLTISVATDPDDRHSTRVSVADTGSGVDPEVLARLFQPFVSTKLKGMGVGLSICRTIVEAHGGRIWADSNEDGGATFCFTLPLAELETSDER
- a CDS encoding cation-translocating P-type ATPase — translated: MHETVLGPGLDDAEAARRLAAFGPNEPPAGPRRTWLRIAIEALREPMFGLLLLAAALYLLLGDLGEGLFLAAGAALSIGLVVFQEARSERALAALKALAAPSVRVVRGGTERRIPERELVPGDLMLVGEGERLAADASLIEGDVLDLDESVLTGEAASVARRPRRSGETSADDEACLLQAGALVLSGAGTAEVLRTGGQTALGQIGADLARIEETPSPLQMKTRRLVGWLGGLAIGFCVLVALAYALRDGDWVAGTLAGITVAIALIPEEFPMVLAIFFALGAWRLARRQVLVRRTAAIETLGATSILCVDKTGTLTANQMTLARLWVDGRDAPAEDAGGPGPARALLLSAARASSRQSIDPMDRAVLALCAPIEGNEAARLVSSWPLRPERLAVVQLWETADGLSAAAKGAPEAIFDMCELGEARRMELSFAVQSLAERGMRVLGVARAAVAAGSIHDPALWPFEFLGLLGFVDPLRADAPTALAEARNAGVQVAMITGDYPATALEIARQAGIDTKPGVLLGRQIQALSPDQLRAKVRTVRIFARVPPSEKLRLVEALKANGEVVVMTGDGVNDAPALEAAHVGVAMGRRGSAVAREAADIVLLDDSFASIVGGVKLGRRIFTNLRKALGYITAIHVPIAGLALAPLMFGWPPLLLPMHVVLLELLIDPICSLGFEAEPSDPDAMRRPPRKIAEPLFGRRQVLTAGLQGTVILATVLLTYGLALADFGEAMARGAAFAGLVVANLSLAYATAATGAAGPFHRSRLVFWGICAIAVAGLAAAYTIAPLAGVLGVAMPAGALWSFVPASLLAGGWPILIRSASRRLRRSQAAIA
- a CDS encoding response regulator — its product is MITPPDPRLVLIADDDREVLNALRFALELEGYQVGAFATGRALLEAAHGAHAACLVIDQKLADTTGLELIMRLRASGVATPSVLITTNLPAHLRIRATTLAIPIVEKPLLTDALFATIRELIGGPTLGG
- a CDS encoding universal stress protein; amino-acid sequence: MPFKSLLCHVPPQADLAAHVQCAASLADEFQATVVGVGAAAVPPFAGRSGGAYAAVDSQWLAILREQHDMAMEAACRVFDAATGDRQKTWRTSWAEPTVALTAAARGGDLIVVRHPSSSHPDRYTEVDVGPLVIKAGRPVLVCPSSGSYLSDAPVLVAWKDTREARRAVADALPLLQRSCDVLILECSSEADPGPAMARIEDIAVALARHQVKARTEVLSPPGKTGEAVLARAVQLGADLVVAGGYGHTRLGEWAFGGVTRSLLEQDRRFVLLSH
- a CDS encoding helix-turn-helix domain-containing protein, producing the protein MPVQVFNELPSARSIDAFGAIGVRMHFAAEEEIYAQEEDADLIYQVLEGAVRTNRLLSDGRRQIGDFYYPGELFGMEPGDKHSFSADALGDCTILAAKRSAVRHCGDQRERLEDLIWTATAQELARTQEHLFILGRRGACEKVASFLMSAAKRAKSDLTPLAMSRQDIADYLGLTIETVSRTLTQLQSDGLVRFAGYRNFQVVRPAGLSRLVAA